A DNA window from Gillisia sp. Hel1_33_143 contains the following coding sequences:
- a CDS encoding DUF4258 domain-containing protein, whose product MKLIHRFGYFSVGLFFGIVLLFFFLSGKKTSCDYFPNARVLKELRTNTRTYSDEALIFSTQNGLDTAEISTILNNGDVDFHKSETERDSCRTYFVNGTGEADLKPLELKVQTCDTISTILQIKFFKEVK is encoded by the coding sequence ATGAAATTAATTCACCGTTTCGGTTATTTCTCTGTAGGACTTTTTTTTGGTATCGTATTATTATTCTTCTTTCTAAGCGGTAAAAAGACATCTTGCGATTATTTCCCAAATGCTAGAGTATTAAAAGAATTAAGAACTAATACCAGAACATATTCTGATGAGGCCTTAATCTTCTCTACTCAAAATGGTTTAGACACCGCAGAAATTTCCACTATCCTTAACAATGGAGATGTAGATTTTCACAAAAGTGAGACGGAAAGAGATTCTTGTAGAACCTATTTTGTAAATGGAACGGGAGAAGCAGATCTAAAACCTTTAGAATTAAAGGTTCAGACCTGCGACACTATTTCAACTATTCTACAAATAAAATTCTTTAAAGAAGTAAAATAG
- the bcp gene encoding thioredoxin-dependent thiol peroxidase has protein sequence MKALEAGDKAPDFTAEDQDGNSISLKDYSGKKLVLFFYPKASTPGCTAEACNLKDNWERFKSKGFVILGVSADTKKRQQNFKNKFELPYPLLADESKEVINAYGVWGPKKFMGKEYEGINRTTFVIDEQGIIEEVIGKVKTKDHAAQIL, from the coding sequence ATGAAAGCATTAGAAGCAGGAGATAAAGCACCAGATTTTACAGCCGAAGATCAGGATGGAAATTCTATAAGTTTGAAGGATTATTCTGGAAAGAAATTGGTTTTGTTCTTTTATCCAAAAGCGAGCACGCCTGGATGTACTGCAGAAGCTTGTAACTTAAAAGATAATTGGGAGCGCTTTAAAAGCAAAGGATTTGTAATTCTAGGTGTAAGTGCCGACACTAAAAAACGCCAGCAAAACTTCAAAAACAAATTTGAATTACCTTATCCTTTGTTAGCAGATGAAAGCAAAGAAGTTATTAATGCATATGGAGTATGGGGTCCTAAAAAGTTTATGGGCAAAGAATATGAAGGAATTAACCGAACTACCTTTGTTATAGATGAGCAAGGAATTATTGAAGAAGTAATAGGAAAAGTAAAGACTAAAGATCACGCAGCGCAGATCTTATAA
- a CDS encoding endonuclease III domain-containing protein: MNKEQKVQFVIDTLEEIYPQVPVPLDHKDPYTLLIAVLLSAQSTDVKVNQITPLLFEKADNPYTMVKLSVDEIREIIKPVGLSPMKAKGIHGLSQILIDSYNGKVPQSFEALESFPAVGHKTASVVMSQAFGVPAFPVDTHIHRLMYRWNLTNGKNVLQTEKDAKRLFPRETWNKIHLQIIFYGRQYSPARGWNLDKDIITSTIGRKTVIEEYYKKSSRRK, from the coding sequence ATGAATAAAGAGCAAAAGGTACAATTTGTTATAGATACTTTAGAAGAAATTTACCCTCAAGTTCCAGTTCCTCTTGATCATAAAGACCCTTACACCCTCTTAATTGCTGTTTTACTTTCTGCTCAAAGCACAGATGTAAAAGTGAACCAGATCACTCCGCTATTATTTGAAAAGGCAGATAATCCATACACCATGGTAAAACTTTCTGTTGACGAAATACGTGAAATTATTAAGCCTGTGGGACTATCACCAATGAAAGCGAAAGGTATTCATGGTTTATCTCAAATATTGATAGATTCATATAATGGAAAAGTTCCTCAAAGTTTCGAGGCCTTAGAATCTTTTCCTGCCGTTGGTCATAAAACAGCAAGTGTTGTAATGTCTCAGGCCTTTGGTGTACCTGCTTTTCCTGTAGATACTCATATTCACAGATTAATGTACAGATGGAATCTCACCAATGGAAAGAATGTGTTACAAACTGAAAAGGATGCAAAAAGATTATTCCCTCGGGAGACTTGGAATAAAATACATCTTCAAATAATTTTTTATGGAAGACAATACAGTCCGGCAAGAGGCTGGAATCTGGATAAGGACATTATTACTAGCACCATAGGCAGAAAAACAGTGATAGAGGAATATTATAAAAAGAGTTCCAGGAGAAAATAA
- a CDS encoding RNA polymerase sigma factor — protein MDNTQATDALLVRTYLQGNENALSQLISRHQQRIYSFIYSKVFDKDVADDVFQDTFIKVINTLKRGKYNEEGKFLPWVMRIAHNLVIDHFRKNKRMPKFENNGDFNIFSVLSDGDLNVETQLIKDQIEVDVQELIKELPEDQLEVLTMRIYKDMSFKEISERTGVSINTALGRMRYALINLRKIIEKHNLILTN, from the coding sequence ATGGATAATACCCAGGCAACTGATGCTCTTTTAGTGCGTACCTACCTTCAAGGTAATGAAAATGCACTTTCCCAATTAATTTCTAGGCACCAACAGCGTATTTATAGTTTTATCTATTCGAAGGTCTTCGATAAGGATGTTGCAGATGATGTATTTCAAGATACCTTCATCAAAGTTATTAATACCTTAAAAAGGGGTAAATATAATGAAGAGGGAAAATTTCTTCCATGGGTAATGCGTATCGCACACAATCTTGTTATAGATCATTTTAGAAAGAACAAGCGTATGCCAAAATTTGAGAATAATGGCGACTTTAATATTTTTTCTGTTCTTAGTGATGGAGATCTTAATGTGGAAACTCAGCTTATCAAAGATCAAATTGAAGTGGATGTACAGGAATTAATCAAAGAATTGCCAGAAGATCAATTGGAAGTTCTTACCATGAGAATCTATAAGGATATGAGTTTCAAAGAAATATCAGAACGCACTGGGGTAAGTATTAATACTGCTCTAGGAAGAATGAGATATGCACTTATAAATCTTAGAAAGATCATAGAGAAGCATAATTTAATTTTAACAAATTAA
- the uvrA gene encoding excinuclease ABC subunit UvrA, with protein MTIDIASVDPKQNIIIKGAKLHNLKNIDVVIPRNKLVVITGLSGSGKSSLAFDTLYAEGQRRYVESLSSYARQFLGRLNKPKVDYIKGIAPAIAIEQKVNSTNPRSTVGTSTEIYDYLKLLFARIGRTYSPISGDEVKKDTVTDVINYVKAFAEGEKLLLLAPLLLEEGREIEDKLKVLLQQGYSRIKIKNEVVRIDEAVTDKVKLDDIYLVVDRIVTKEEEDFYNRLADASQTAFFEGKGELFIESISDNKIRHFSNKFELDGIHFLEPNVHLFSFNNPYGACPKCEGYGDVVGIDEDLVIPNTGLSVYENAIFPWRGESMSWYKNELINNSHKFDFPIHKPYFDLSQDQKDLIWNGNEYFEGLNTFFEFLESKAYKIQNRVMLSRYRGKTKCSLCKGKRLRKEANYVKIGGATITDLVEKPLDKVRAFFNDLELNEYDAQIAKRLLAEIKNRLQFLSNVGLDYLTINRKSNTLSGGESQRINLATSLGSSLVGSMYILDEPSIGLHPRDTKKLIGVLEDLRDLGNTVIVVEHDEDIMKAADEIIDIGPEAGTHGGELVASGTYADILKSDSLTAQYLNDSMRIEVPKKRRTTKQFAKILGARENNLKNIDVTFPLGVFTAVTGVSGSGKSTLVKKILYPSMLKEIGGIGEKAGQFSAIEGNFKSITSIEFVDQNPIGRSSRSNPVTYIKAYDDIRNLFANQKLSDIRNFKPKHFSFNVDGGRCDTCKGEGEVTIEMQFMADVHLECETCNGKRFKKEVLEVTFAEKNIDDILKMTIDEALGFFSENNENKITNKLRPLQEVGLGYVQLGQSSSTLSGGEAQRIKLASFLVKGITKDKALFIFDEPTTGLHFHDIQKLLTSFNALIDKGHSIIVIEHNMDLVKCADHVIDLGLDGGENGGYLIAAGTPEEVAKNKKSYTAPYLKEKL; from the coding sequence ATGACTATAGATATTGCAAGCGTAGATCCCAAACAAAATATCATCATTAAAGGTGCAAAATTGCACAACCTAAAAAATATAGATGTTGTTATTCCTAGAAATAAGCTAGTAGTAATAACCGGATTATCTGGATCTGGAAAATCTAGTTTAGCTTTTGATACACTTTATGCAGAAGGTCAAAGGAGGTATGTAGAGAGTTTATCTTCCTATGCAAGACAATTCTTAGGGAGATTAAATAAACCTAAAGTAGATTATATTAAAGGAATTGCTCCGGCAATTGCTATAGAACAAAAGGTTAACTCTACCAATCCACGTTCTACCGTAGGAACTTCAACCGAGATCTATGATTATTTAAAACTACTTTTTGCAAGAATAGGAAGAACGTATTCCCCAATCTCTGGAGATGAAGTTAAAAAAGATACTGTTACAGATGTTATTAACTACGTAAAGGCGTTTGCAGAAGGAGAAAAATTATTGCTTCTTGCTCCACTCCTACTTGAAGAAGGGAGAGAAATTGAAGATAAGCTAAAGGTACTTCTTCAACAGGGATACAGTAGAATAAAAATTAAAAATGAGGTTGTAAGAATTGATGAAGCTGTTACAGACAAGGTGAAGCTTGATGATATTTATCTGGTTGTAGATAGAATTGTAACCAAAGAAGAAGAAGATTTTTATAATAGACTCGCAGATGCATCTCAAACAGCATTCTTTGAAGGAAAGGGAGAGTTGTTCATCGAAAGTATTTCAGATAATAAAATAAGACATTTCAGTAATAAGTTTGAGCTTGATGGAATACATTTCTTAGAACCTAATGTACATTTATTCAGTTTTAATAACCCTTATGGTGCGTGTCCAAAATGTGAAGGTTATGGGGATGTTGTAGGGATAGATGAAGATCTAGTAATTCCTAATACCGGTCTCTCTGTGTATGAAAATGCAATCTTCCCTTGGCGCGGTGAGAGTATGAGTTGGTACAAGAATGAACTTATTAATAATTCTCATAAATTTGATTTTCCTATACATAAGCCTTATTTCGATCTTTCTCAAGACCAAAAGGATCTTATTTGGAATGGAAATGAATATTTTGAGGGATTAAATACATTTTTTGAATTTTTAGAATCGAAGGCTTATAAAATTCAGAATAGAGTAATGCTTTCAAGATATAGAGGAAAAACAAAATGTTCTCTATGTAAAGGAAAAAGACTGAGAAAAGAAGCCAACTATGTAAAGATTGGTGGAGCTACAATAACAGATCTTGTAGAAAAACCATTAGATAAAGTAAGAGCTTTCTTTAATGATTTAGAATTAAATGAGTATGATGCTCAAATAGCCAAACGTTTGCTAGCCGAGATTAAAAACAGATTGCAATTTCTTTCCAATGTTGGGCTAGATTATTTAACAATTAATAGAAAATCCAATACTCTTTCTGGTGGAGAATCACAAAGAATTAATCTTGCTACCTCCCTTGGAAGTAGTTTAGTTGGATCTATGTATATCTTAGATGAACCTTCTATAGGACTACATCCTCGGGATACAAAAAAGCTAATTGGAGTTTTAGAAGACCTAAGGGATCTAGGAAATACCGTGATTGTAGTGGAGCATGATGAAGACATTATGAAAGCTGCAGATGAAATTATAGATATCGGCCCGGAGGCTGGTACACATGGAGGAGAATTAGTAGCTTCTGGCACCTATGCTGACATACTAAAATCAGATTCTCTTACCGCTCAATATCTTAATGATTCTATGCGAATTGAAGTTCCAAAGAAAAGGAGGACTACTAAGCAATTCGCAAAGATTCTTGGGGCTAGAGAAAATAACTTAAAAAATATTGATGTTACCTTCCCTCTAGGTGTATTTACAGCAGTTACAGGAGTATCCGGAAGCGGTAAAAGTACATTAGTTAAAAAGATTCTATATCCATCTATGCTTAAAGAGATTGGTGGTATTGGAGAAAAGGCTGGTCAGTTTTCTGCTATTGAAGGTAATTTTAAGAGCATTACATCTATAGAATTTGTAGATCAAAATCCTATTGGAAGATCATCACGTTCTAATCCTGTAACCTATATAAAGGCTTACGATGATATTAGAAATCTATTCGCAAATCAAAAATTGTCTGATATCAGAAATTTCAAGCCTAAACATTTTTCATTTAATGTAGATGGTGGAAGATGTGATACGTGTAAAGGAGAAGGCGAAGTGACCATAGAGATGCAATTTATGGCAGATGTGCATTTAGAATGTGAAACCTGTAACGGAAAACGTTTTAAAAAGGAAGTTCTTGAGGTAACTTTTGCTGAGAAGAATATAGATGATATTTTAAAAATGACCATCGATGAAGCTTTGGGCTTCTTTTCTGAAAATAATGAAAATAAGATCACTAATAAATTAAGACCCCTACAAGAGGTAGGACTTGGATATGTTCAATTAGGGCAAAGCTCTTCTACTCTATCTGGCGGGGAAGCTCAGCGTATAAAGCTTGCATCATTCTTAGTAAAAGGAATAACTAAAGATAAAGCCTTATTTATATTTGACGAACCGACCACGGGCTTGCACTTTCACGATATACAAAAACTACTAACCTCGTTTAATGCATTAATAGATAAAGGACACTCTATTATTGTTATTGAACATAATATGGATTTGGTGAAATGTGCAGACCATGTAATAGATCTTGGTTTAGATGGTGGAGAAAATGGAGGTTACCTAATAGCGGCAGGCACACCTGAAGAGGTTGCGAAGAATAAGAAATCTTACACTGCACCCTATTTAAAGGAAAAACTTTAA
- a CDS encoding lipopolysaccharide biosynthesis protein, with the protein MGVILNQSFKNIITTYFGFGIGAINTLFLFTYFLEKEYYGLVGFLLSAANLIWPILDFGVHNTLVKFYSSYKTKLDRDKLLNLIVFLPLIVSIIIGLISLFSYSMLLDYFESGNKLVQPYIWLIFVIALATAYFEIFFAWSKVHYQSVFGNFMKEVFHRICITLLLFAVYLKLISVSQFIYWMAGVFIFRAFAMMFYAFRLYRPTFSLQMPMNFITVLKYSALILIAGSVAMILLDLDKVMIEHYLPIENVAIYGIAVYIATVISVPQKAMHQIIHPLTATMLNERDRVGMRDLYKRSSLSLLVVSALIFILIMVNLNQLYSLMPPQYQISSFIVLLISLVKLYDNMLGSNNSILFNSDYYRLVLVIGVALAILAYVFNLILIPTYGIMGAAIATFLAFFIFNTAKIFIVISKFKMHPFTNKTLYILLFSAALCGAFYIWEFPFHPFINIALKSIVVSIIYLFVALKFNFSDDITILMQKYLKKARVI; encoded by the coding sequence ATGGGAGTTATTCTAAATCAGTCTTTTAAAAACATAATAACCACATATTTTGGTTTTGGAATTGGTGCAATAAACACGCTATTTCTTTTTACCTATTTTCTTGAAAAAGAATATTATGGATTGGTAGGTTTTCTACTCTCAGCAGCTAATTTGATATGGCCAATTTTAGATTTTGGTGTGCATAATACATTAGTTAAGTTTTATTCGTCTTATAAAACAAAACTTGATAGAGATAAGTTATTAAATCTGATAGTATTTCTTCCGCTTATTGTATCCATCATTATAGGTTTAATAAGCTTGTTTAGTTACAGTATGTTACTCGATTATTTTGAGTCTGGTAACAAATTAGTACAACCCTATATTTGGTTAATTTTTGTAATTGCTTTAGCAACCGCCTATTTTGAAATCTTCTTTGCGTGGTCTAAAGTTCATTATCAGAGTGTTTTTGGTAACTTTATGAAAGAGGTCTTTCATAGAATTTGTATCACCCTTTTATTATTTGCGGTTTACTTAAAGTTGATCTCGGTTTCTCAATTTATCTATTGGATGGCTGGTGTATTCATTTTTAGAGCTTTTGCTATGATGTTTTATGCGTTTCGTCTTTATAGACCAACATTTAGTTTACAGATGCCTATGAACTTTATTACGGTTTTAAAATATTCTGCTTTAATCTTAATTGCGGGATCGGTAGCTATGATCTTATTAGATTTAGATAAAGTAATGATAGAGCATTATCTACCTATAGAAAATGTTGCGATCTATGGAATAGCGGTATATATAGCAACGGTTATCTCTGTTCCGCAGAAAGCCATGCATCAAATTATTCATCCCCTTACTGCAACTATGCTAAATGAAAGAGATAGGGTAGGGATGAGAGATCTTTATAAGCGAAGTTCTCTAAGCCTATTAGTTGTGAGTGCTTTGATATTTATTCTCATCATGGTAAATCTAAATCAGTTATACTCCTTAATGCCTCCCCAATACCAAATTAGTAGCTTTATTGTTCTCTTAATTTCACTGGTTAAACTGTACGATAATATGTTAGGAAGTAATAATAGTATACTTTTTAATTCAGATTATTACCGCTTGGTACTCGTAATAGGAGTTGCATTAGCCATACTTGCGTATGTTTTTAACCTTATTCTAATACCTACTTATGGAATAATGGGAGCAGCTATTGCTACCTTTTTAGCATTTTTTATATTCAATACTGCCAAAATTTTTATAGTAATTTCAAAGTTTAAAATGCATCCGTTTACCAATAAGACTTTATATATTCTGCTTTTCTCTGCTGCACTTTGTGGGGCATTTTATATATGGGAGTTTCCTTTCCATCCCTTTATCAATATAGCACTGAAATCTATCGTAGTAAGCATAATATATTTGTTCGTAGCTCTAAAATTTAATTTTTCTGATGATATAACCATCTTAATGCAGAAATATTTAAAGAAAGCTAGAGTTATATAA
- a CDS encoding glycosyltransferase family 4 protein, with protein MKKVLIVTYYWPPAGGPGVQRWLKFVKYLKEFGIEPIVFIPKDPDYPMLDESFLKEVPKDITILKGRIFEPYFLAKIFSKKGATKISSGIIADEEKQSILQKLMLYIRGNFFIPDARKFWVKPSVSYLSKYLSENNIDAVITTGPPHSVHLIGLKLKQKYDIKWFADFRDPWTQIGYHEKLKLSERSRKKHLKFENVVLNTADRIIVTSYTTKNEFSKITKKPISIITNGYDGKLNDTLKALDEHFTISHIGSLLSGRNPINLWKVLEELIMEDKDFAKNFKLKLIGTVSEEVINSIKNFKLDNNLEILGYVPHKEAINIQKRASVLLLIEIDSIDTRGIIPGKLFEYMMAKRPILAIGPEQWDVIRLLENTNAGQFFNYKEGKKLKEYILKLYQLYKQNKLTSHSYNIEQYSRRSLTAKLVKLLNK; from the coding sequence ATGAAGAAAGTTCTAATTGTTACCTATTATTGGCCACCTGCCGGCGGACCGGGAGTGCAGCGGTGGTTGAAATTTGTTAAGTATCTTAAAGAATTTGGAATTGAACCCATTGTTTTTATCCCGAAAGACCCAGATTATCCTATGCTTGATGAATCCTTTCTAAAGGAAGTTCCGAAGGATATTACCATTTTAAAAGGGAGGATTTTTGAACCTTATTTTCTGGCAAAGATATTTTCTAAGAAAGGTGCAACAAAGATAAGTTCTGGTATTATCGCAGATGAAGAGAAGCAAAGTATCCTTCAAAAATTGATGCTTTATATTCGCGGTAATTTTTTTATTCCGGATGCCAGAAAATTTTGGGTGAAGCCATCAGTTAGCTATCTCTCCAAGTATCTTTCAGAAAATAATATTGATGCCGTTATTACTACCGGTCCGCCACATAGCGTGCATTTAATAGGCCTAAAACTCAAACAGAAATATGATATTAAATGGTTCGCAGATTTTCGAGATCCTTGGACTCAGATTGGATACCATGAGAAGCTTAAGCTTTCTGAACGCTCTAGAAAAAAACATCTCAAGTTTGAAAATGTAGTTTTAAATACGGCAGACAGAATTATAGTAACTAGTTATACCACAAAGAATGAATTTAGTAAAATTACTAAGAAGCCTATTTCTATTATTACTAATGGGTATGATGGAAAACTAAATGATACTTTGAAAGCTTTAGATGAACATTTTACTATATCTCATATTGGATCACTTCTTTCCGGAAGAAATCCAATTAATCTGTGGAAAGTGCTCGAGGAGTTGATCATGGAAGATAAAGATTTTGCTAAGAATTTTAAATTAAAACTTATTGGTACAGTAAGCGAAGAAGTGATAAATAGTATCAAAAATTTTAAACTTGATAATAATTTAGAGATTTTAGGTTACGTACCTCATAAGGAGGCAATCAATATACAAAAGCGTGCTAGTGTATTATTACTTATAGAAATAGATAGTATAGATACAAGAGGTATAATTCCCGGGAAACTGTTTGAATATATGATGGCCAAAAGGCCAATTCTTGCAATAGGTCCTGAACAGTGGGATGTTATAAGATTGTTAGAAAATACCAATGCAGGGCAATTTTTTAATTACAAAGAGGGAAAAAAATTAAAGGAATATATTTTAAAACTATATCAACTTTATAAGCAGAATAAGCTTACTTCGCACAGCTACAATATTGAACAATATAGTAGAAGATCACTTACTGCTAAATTAGTAAAGCTCTTAAATAAATAG